In Archangium violaceum, the following are encoded in one genomic region:
- a CDS encoding non-ribosomal peptide synthetase/type I polyketide synthase gives MTSSVSSPQNATLFELLETRASLQAGQSLFRFIEDGEGEEAVLTYDQLAQRARRIGAALQQSATMGERAMLLYPPGLDYIAGFFGCLAAGVVAVPAYPPDPSRLGRTLPTLRAIIQDAQAHVVLTTSAILSMAEFLFEQAPELKALRWVATDTLEEGSEATWRRPELKPDTLAFLQYTSGSTGTPKGVMLDHSNLLHNLSMISRAFQLREGSSAVIWLPPYHDMGLIGGILGSLHGGISTTLMSPLTFLRRPMLWLETLSRTGASFSGGPNFAFELCVRKSTPEERRAVDLSRWELAFCGAEPVRPESLERFVEAFAPSGFRPESFYPCYGLAEGTLFASGGNAGAAPKLLALDPLAMQEGRAVPAPGQVGARTLVACGKAPAEQRLVIVDTSSRRPCAPDQVGEIWLSGPSVARGYWHKPEETEQTFRAHLADGQGPFLRTGDLGFLSPDGELFITGRSKDVLIFRGRNHYPQDLELTAERSHPALRPGCGAAFSIGEEGEERLVLVQELDTRIGAEPDEVVAALRGAIAREHGLQLHAVALIPPGSIFKTSSGKIRRGSCKAAFLEDRLEAVHLWRLEQPAAPAPAPEPASPGTEAPPRTPGRREGELQAWLVVALAQATQTRPESIDIRQPFAQYGLDSIAGVQLTGELERWLGRKLPDTLVWDHPTIEALARHLAGSEAPSSKADVLSTGAEEPIAVVGIGCRFPGAGDVESFWRLLREGRDAIREIPPERWNWRDYYEPTAGTPGKMNTRWGGFLEDIDSFDPAFFNISPREAARMDPQQRLLLEVTWEALEDAGQPPEGLAGTKAGVFIGISSNDYGLLQLSSDIWADAYAGTGNALSIAANRISYLLDLRGPSLAVDTACSSSLVALHLACRSLRAGESTVALAGGVNVLLSPEISSNFSQGGFLAPDGRCKPFDASANGYTRSEGAGVVVLKPLSRALADGDRIYALIRGSAVNQDGRSNGLTAPNRQAQESVLREAYQRAGISPGQVRYVEAHGTGTALGDPIEVEALGAVLASGREPGNTCALGSVKSNIGHLEPAAGIAGLIKVSLALHHRELPASLHFHEPNPRIPFERLPLRVQQRLEPWPGPEGEEAFAGVSAFGFGGTNAHVVLQGPPPQARRPVDRTGTGGRATSSRARLLPLSARSPEALRALAQRYLELTGSEDAPALLERICYTASARRGHHSHRVALPFQSVSELKDALRAFLSGVDGTGPRTDRVAAGALPGLVFVFAGQGPRWAGVGPGLMEQEPVFREVLEQCDAILRPLTGWSLLDELRAEEGRSRLDEAEIAQPALVALQVGLAALWRSWGIEPEAVVGHSAGEIAAAHVAGALSLSQALHLAWHRGRITQRAPAGGRMALVRLSAADTALALRGYEGRLWIAAHNGPTSTVVSGEARAIEELVVGLEQRQIDARPLSAVGYASHCPWMEPPRVELEASLAELRPRATSLPMISTVTGLPVEGTSLTAEYWGRQLREPVLFAPAIEHLLQQGHARFVEVGPHPMLGTEVTRLLDGHARTGLVVASLRRGQDERSTLLSSLGALYVGGQDVRWSALFPSDTGLVRVPTYPWQRERCWLDFQGTRARAVQDTREGAPADWFHELQWQPASAAATGQEPAATRWLIFADSQGLGAELSLSLRQRGARADLVSLDETPAHPEALRRLLERMLAGEDPSDVRLIYLRGLDGAFTEESDAASLQQALERGPWPVVPLVQALLEPAPWRGSLRLWLVTRGAQAVGSTSQAVEPLQAMLWGLGRTLALEHPELWGGLVDLDPSAPREEQVRQLAGWLGASGGETQAAIRQGQPYVARLARMRMPAKPGSPPPLRPDASYLLTGGLGGLGGRVARWLVEHGARRLILMGRTRLPPRSTWREVDPDTDLGGMIRTVRELESLGASIHLAAVDVADEAALRAYLEEFQLEGWPEIRGVVHAAGVLADQSLSQLDTRTWDEVLRPKVMGGWLLHRMFAQRSLDFFVSFSSAASLLGSPGQASYGAANAFLDALAHHRQARGLPGQSLNWGPWSDVGLAARPDRGGRLALWGVESLAPGRAVEALGPALASRAAQVGVMDVRWPMLRQVMGARGVPPFLSQVVAEPEPREAVQADAPVPDAPRAREELLALDEAGRRSTVEAFLRGAAASVLGVAPSRISADEPLTSLGFDSIMALELRNRIQARWSLTLPIVALVRAPSLAGITEAVLESLPSGEARPQEEKPSTGEEHPHEARFPLSSAQQRVWLLEQFQPGSSIYNVAHALLLEGALDVPALERSLNEIVCRHDVLRTTFHVEDGLPFQRIAPERIQTLDVVDSSGLPEAALEAEVARRSEEEARRPFALDQGPLLRTTLLRLDERRHVLLLTMHHIISDGWSLGVLLREVAALYEAFHGGRPSPLPALPLRFADHVSQERKWLESEALEAQLGYWRRQLAEVPSALDLPTDRPRPAMQSFKGALHFFDLPAPLSQELQALAEREGATPYMVLLAAFQTLLHRYSGQEDLCVGSPIAARGRAELEGLIGMFVNTLVLRTRLSGDLHFRELLGRVREVALEAYAHQDVPFEKLVEVLQPTRDPSRAPLCQVMLVLRNMPLPAMELPGLRLSAREVDTGTAMFDLTLVLEQTPGGLRGTFNYDTALFDASTVARMAGHFRHLLEAIVSEPGARLSELSLLSADERRQVLVGWSGTSADFPREATLHQLIEAQVARTPEAPALCFEGSWLTYHQLDERANQFAWYLRSLGVGPEVRVAVRVERSLDMVVALLAILKAGGAYVPIDPHLPSSRQDFLLQDSRASVVLTQRHLRSTLPAFSGTTLCLDEDVPEVRGQPTHAPPSGVTADNLAYVIYTSGSTGMPKGSLITHHSLANMVTVEKHAYGIGPGSRMLQFASINFDLSVEEIFTTLAAGGTLQLLRPDQVVAGPELNTLLREASITHVSVTPGVLAATPSENLPALSTVIVGGEACTAELVSRWAPGRTFFNTYGLTETTVVSTLHACTADGRAPPIGRPLPNVDVYVLDENQRPVPVGVPGELCIGGLSLARGYLNRPDLTAERFLPNPFSATPGGRLYRTGDKVRWRTDGSLDYLGRIDFQVKLRGYRIELGEIESVVAQYPAVREATVVAREDVPGDKRLVAYVVAREGHTLEVPALRAFLGDKLPKYMVPSAFVALPTLPLNSNGKVDRRALPAPDGAEWKESFVAPRNALEQRLARMWEELLGVRPVGVRSNFFELGGHSLLAMRLQARLREETGKTVPVAALFQAPTVEELAAWLGQSSNPASALVPLKADGSRRPFFCVHPVGGSVLAYNDLARLLAPEQPLYGLQAPGLEGECEPLASIEELAAFHLEAVRSVQPAGPYLLGGWSLGGVVAFEMARQLEQRGERVALLALFDSSAPVLEAAPHETDPGRMMKLFAEGVMRVVTAQSGIQEPIPELEPEALLRWLLGVVQRGQVLGPEVGLEKLRALYRVFEHNHLAYGRYEPKPYGGSVTLLRASQSPAGVEASPDLGWGAVARGGIEQHVLPGDHNFFLRYPAVQGVAERLGACLERAQAADDQVQEETR, from the coding sequence ATGACTTCTTCCGTTTCCAGTCCCCAGAACGCGACGCTCTTCGAGCTCCTCGAGACCAGGGCTTCCCTCCAGGCCGGACAGAGCCTCTTCAGGTTCATCGAGGATGGTGAGGGAGAGGAGGCCGTCCTCACCTACGACCAGCTGGCCCAACGCGCGCGGCGGATCGGCGCGGCGTTGCAGCAGAGCGCCACCATGGGAGAGCGTGCCATGCTGCTCTACCCGCCTGGATTGGATTACATCGCCGGCTTCTTCGGATGCCTCGCCGCTGGCGTGGTCGCCGTTCCGGCCTATCCGCCAGATCCCTCCCGGCTCGGGCGGACCCTGCCCACCCTGCGCGCCATCATCCAGGACGCCCAGGCCCACGTGGTCCTCACCACCTCGGCCATCCTGTCCATGGCCGAGTTCCTCTTCGAGCAGGCCCCCGAGTTGAAAGCGCTGCGCTGGGTGGCGACGGACACGCTGGAGGAGGGCTCGGAAGCCACCTGGCGGCGGCCAGAGCTGAAGCCAGACACGCTCGCCTTCCTCCAATACACGTCCGGATCCACGGGCACGCCCAAGGGGGTGATGCTCGACCACTCCAACCTGCTGCACAACCTGTCGATGATCTCCCGCGCCTTCCAGCTGCGCGAGGGGAGCTCCGCGGTCATCTGGCTGCCGCCCTACCACGACATGGGGCTCATCGGCGGCATCCTGGGCTCCCTCCACGGGGGAATCTCCACCACGTTGATGTCCCCGCTCACCTTCCTGCGGCGCCCGATGCTGTGGCTGGAGACCCTCTCGCGCACGGGGGCCTCCTTCAGCGGCGGCCCCAACTTCGCCTTCGAGCTGTGCGTGCGCAAGAGCACCCCCGAGGAGCGGCGGGCCGTGGATCTGAGCCGCTGGGAGCTGGCCTTCTGCGGCGCCGAGCCCGTCCGCCCGGAGTCGCTCGAGCGGTTCGTCGAGGCCTTCGCGCCCTCGGGCTTCCGCCCGGAGTCCTTCTATCCCTGCTACGGCCTCGCGGAGGGCACCCTGTTCGCCTCGGGCGGGAACGCGGGTGCCGCGCCGAAGCTCCTCGCGCTCGATCCGCTGGCGATGCAGGAGGGGCGCGCCGTACCGGCGCCGGGACAGGTGGGCGCGCGAACGCTGGTCGCTTGTGGCAAGGCCCCCGCGGAGCAGCGGCTCGTCATCGTCGATACCTCATCGCGGCGGCCGTGCGCCCCGGACCAGGTGGGGGAGATCTGGCTCTCGGGTCCGAGCGTCGCCCGGGGGTACTGGCACAAACCCGAGGAGACGGAGCAGACCTTCCGGGCGCACCTCGCGGATGGGCAGGGCCCCTTCCTGCGCACGGGCGATCTGGGCTTCCTGTCCCCGGACGGCGAGCTGTTCATCACCGGCCGGAGCAAGGACGTGCTCATCTTCCGCGGGAGGAACCACTACCCGCAGGATCTCGAGCTGACGGCGGAGCGGAGCCACCCGGCCCTGCGCCCGGGTTGCGGCGCGGCCTTCTCCATCGGTGAGGAGGGCGAGGAGCGGCTCGTGCTCGTGCAGGAGCTGGACACCCGCATTGGCGCCGAGCCCGACGAGGTGGTCGCGGCCCTGCGCGGCGCGATCGCCCGCGAGCATGGCCTGCAGCTCCATGCCGTCGCCCTGATTCCTCCCGGGAGCATCTTCAAGACGTCCAGTGGGAAGATCCGCCGCGGGAGCTGCAAGGCGGCCTTCCTGGAGGACCGGCTGGAGGCCGTGCACCTCTGGCGCCTGGAGCAACCGGCCGCGCCCGCTCCAGCACCCGAGCCCGCGTCCCCAGGGACCGAAGCCCCTCCGCGCACACCCGGCCGCCGTGAAGGGGAGCTCCAGGCCTGGCTGGTCGTGGCGCTCGCCCAGGCCACCCAGACGCGGCCCGAGAGCATCGACATCCGCCAGCCTTTCGCCCAGTACGGCCTGGACTCCATCGCGGGAGTCCAGCTCACCGGCGAGCTGGAGCGGTGGCTGGGGCGCAAGCTGCCGGACACGCTCGTCTGGGATCATCCGACCATCGAGGCGCTGGCGCGTCACCTCGCCGGGTCGGAGGCTCCATCCTCAAAGGCCGACGTGCTCTCAACGGGCGCGGAGGAGCCCATCGCCGTGGTCGGCATCGGCTGCCGCTTCCCGGGAGCCGGTGACGTGGAATCCTTCTGGCGGCTGCTGCGGGAGGGACGGGATGCCATCCGTGAAATCCCTCCCGAGCGGTGGAACTGGCGCGACTACTACGAGCCGACCGCCGGCACGCCCGGCAAGATGAACACCCGCTGGGGCGGCTTCCTGGAGGACATCGACTCCTTCGATCCCGCCTTCTTCAACATCTCTCCGCGCGAGGCGGCCCGGATGGATCCTCAGCAACGTCTCCTGCTGGAGGTCACCTGGGAGGCGCTCGAGGACGCGGGACAGCCTCCCGAGGGGCTCGCGGGCACGAAGGCCGGCGTCTTCATCGGCATCTCCAGCAACGACTACGGTCTGCTCCAGCTCTCCTCGGACATCTGGGCCGATGCCTACGCGGGCACCGGCAACGCGCTCAGCATCGCGGCCAACCGCATCTCCTATCTCCTCGACCTGCGGGGGCCGAGTCTCGCGGTCGACACCGCCTGCTCCTCGTCGCTCGTCGCGCTGCACCTGGCCTGCCGCAGCCTGCGGGCGGGAGAGTCCACCGTGGCGCTCGCCGGGGGCGTGAACGTCCTGCTCTCCCCGGAGATCTCCTCCAACTTCAGCCAGGGCGGTTTCCTCGCACCCGATGGCCGCTGCAAGCCCTTCGACGCGAGCGCCAATGGGTACACCCGGAGCGAGGGCGCGGGCGTCGTCGTCCTCAAGCCCCTGTCGCGAGCGCTGGCGGATGGAGATCGCATCTACGCGCTCATTCGCGGCAGCGCGGTGAATCAGGACGGCCGCTCCAACGGGCTCACTGCCCCCAACCGGCAGGCCCAGGAGTCCGTGCTGCGCGAGGCCTACCAGCGCGCGGGCATCTCCCCCGGCCAGGTGCGGTACGTGGAGGCTCACGGAACGGGCACCGCGCTGGGAGACCCCATCGAGGTGGAGGCACTGGGCGCCGTCCTGGCCTCGGGCCGCGAGCCGGGCAACACCTGCGCGCTCGGGTCGGTCAAGAGCAACATCGGGCACCTCGAGCCGGCCGCTGGCATCGCCGGGCTGATCAAGGTCTCCCTCGCGCTCCACCACCGGGAGCTCCCCGCCTCCCTTCACTTCCACGAGCCGAACCCGAGGATCCCCTTCGAGCGGCTGCCGCTCCGAGTCCAGCAACGGCTCGAGCCCTGGCCCGGGCCGGAGGGAGAAGAGGCCTTCGCCGGAGTGAGCGCCTTCGGTTTCGGCGGCACCAACGCGCACGTGGTGTTGCAGGGCCCCCCTCCTCAGGCGCGGAGGCCGGTGGACCGGACCGGCACCGGGGGAAGGGCCACCTCCTCCCGGGCCAGGCTGCTGCCGCTGTCGGCCCGGAGCCCGGAGGCGCTGCGCGCACTGGCCCAGCGTTACCTGGAGCTGACCGGGTCCGAGGACGCTCCCGCGCTGCTGGAGCGCATCTGCTACACGGCCAGCGCCCGGCGCGGTCATCACTCCCACCGGGTGGCCCTTCCCTTCCAGAGCGTCTCGGAGCTGAAGGATGCACTGCGCGCCTTCCTGTCCGGAGTGGACGGGACGGGGCCTCGGACGGACCGGGTCGCCGCTGGAGCGCTGCCCGGGCTCGTGTTCGTGTTCGCTGGCCAAGGCCCCCGTTGGGCGGGAGTCGGCCCGGGGCTGATGGAACAGGAGCCCGTGTTCCGGGAGGTCCTCGAGCAGTGCGACGCGATCCTGCGCCCCCTGACGGGCTGGTCGCTGCTCGACGAGCTGCGAGCGGAGGAGGGGCGCTCACGTCTCGATGAGGCGGAGATCGCCCAGCCGGCGCTCGTCGCCCTTCAGGTGGGGCTCGCCGCGCTCTGGCGCTCCTGGGGAATCGAGCCCGAGGCGGTGGTGGGGCACAGCGCCGGAGAGATCGCGGCGGCCCACGTCGCCGGGGCCTTGAGCCTGTCCCAGGCGCTCCACCTCGCCTGGCACCGGGGCCGCATCACGCAGCGGGCTCCGGCGGGCGGAAGGATGGCGCTGGTGCGGCTCTCCGCGGCCGACACCGCGCTCGCCCTGCGAGGCTACGAGGGACGGCTGTGGATCGCCGCTCACAACGGACCCACCTCCACCGTGGTGTCGGGCGAGGCCCGGGCGATCGAGGAGCTCGTGGTTGGACTCGAACAGCGTCAAATCGACGCGCGGCCACTGTCCGCGGTCGGGTACGCCTCGCACTGCCCCTGGATGGAGCCGCCGCGCGTGGAGCTGGAGGCGTCCCTCGCGGAGCTCCGCCCACGAGCGACCTCCCTGCCGATGATCTCGACAGTCACCGGACTTCCCGTGGAAGGCACGAGCCTCACCGCGGAGTACTGGGGCCGGCAGCTCCGCGAGCCCGTACTGTTCGCGCCCGCCATCGAGCACCTGCTCCAGCAAGGCCATGCGCGCTTCGTGGAAGTGGGCCCCCATCCAATGCTGGGCACCGAAGTCACGCGTCTGCTCGATGGGCACGCTCGCACGGGCCTCGTCGTGGCCTCGCTCCGCCGCGGCCAGGACGAACGGTCCACCCTGCTGTCCTCACTCGGGGCGCTCTACGTCGGGGGACAGGACGTGCGGTGGAGCGCTCTCTTCCCATCGGACACCGGCCTCGTCCGCGTGCCCACCTATCCCTGGCAGCGCGAGCGGTGCTGGCTGGATTTCCAGGGGACACGCGCGCGTGCCGTGCAAGACACGCGAGAGGGGGCTCCAGCTGACTGGTTCCACGAGCTCCAGTGGCAGCCGGCCTCCGCCGCCGCGACCGGGCAGGAGCCGGCGGCCACGCGCTGGCTCATCTTCGCCGACAGCCAGGGCCTGGGGGCGGAGCTGTCCCTGTCCCTGCGGCAGAGAGGCGCGCGGGCCGACCTCGTCTCCCTCGACGAAACCCCCGCGCATCCCGAGGCGCTCCGGCGGTTGCTCGAGCGGATGTTGGCCGGCGAAGACCCATCCGATGTCCGGTTGATCTACCTCCGGGGGCTCGATGGCGCCTTCACGGAGGAGAGTGATGCGGCCTCCCTTCAGCAGGCGCTGGAGCGGGGGCCCTGGCCCGTCGTTCCCCTCGTCCAGGCATTGCTGGAGCCGGCGCCGTGGCGGGGCTCGCTCCGGCTGTGGTTGGTGACCCGCGGCGCGCAGGCCGTTGGGAGCACGTCCCAGGCAGTGGAGCCCCTCCAGGCCATGCTCTGGGGTCTGGGCCGCACCCTGGCCCTGGAGCATCCGGAGCTCTGGGGCGGGCTGGTGGATCTGGATCCCTCGGCGCCACGAGAGGAACAGGTGCGACAGCTGGCGGGGTGGCTCGGTGCCTCCGGCGGGGAGACGCAGGCCGCCATCCGCCAGGGCCAGCCGTACGTCGCGCGTCTGGCGCGCATGCGGATGCCCGCGAAGCCCGGCTCCCCGCCGCCGCTCCGGCCGGACGCGAGCTACCTGCTCACGGGAGGGCTCGGGGGACTCGGCGGGCGCGTCGCGCGCTGGCTGGTCGAGCACGGTGCACGCCGGCTCATCCTCATGGGCCGCACGCGGCTGCCACCGCGCTCCACGTGGCGCGAGGTGGATCCCGACACAGACCTGGGGGGGATGATCCGCACGGTGCGCGAGCTGGAGTCACTGGGCGCCAGCATCCACCTCGCGGCCGTGGACGTGGCCGACGAGGCGGCGCTGCGGGCGTACCTGGAGGAGTTCCAGCTCGAGGGCTGGCCGGAGATCCGAGGCGTGGTCCACGCGGCGGGCGTCCTCGCAGACCAGTCCCTGTCCCAGCTCGACACCCGGACCTGGGACGAGGTGCTGCGACCCAAGGTGATGGGGGGCTGGCTCCTCCACCGGATGTTCGCTCAGAGGAGCCTGGACTTCTTCGTGTCCTTCTCCTCGGCGGCCTCGCTCCTGGGTTCTCCCGGACAGGCCTCCTACGGCGCGGCGAATGCCTTCCTGGATGCACTGGCGCACCATCGCCAGGCCCGGGGCCTGCCCGGCCAGAGCCTCAACTGGGGCCCCTGGAGCGACGTGGGACTGGCGGCCCGCCCCGACAGGGGTGGACGGCTCGCGCTCTGGGGCGTGGAGAGTCTCGCCCCCGGCCGGGCGGTGGAGGCCCTGGGGCCCGCGCTCGCCTCGCGTGCCGCCCAGGTGGGAGTGATGGACGTGCGGTGGCCGATGCTGCGACAGGTGATGGGAGCGCGCGGAGTGCCGCCGTTCCTCTCCCAGGTGGTGGCGGAACCGGAGCCACGGGAAGCCGTCCAGGCGGACGCTCCCGTTCCGGACGCCCCGCGGGCCCGTGAGGAGCTCCTGGCCCTCGACGAGGCCGGACGCCGGAGCACGGTGGAGGCATTCCTTCGTGGCGCGGCGGCCTCGGTGCTCGGCGTGGCACCGTCCCGGATCAGCGCGGACGAGCCGCTCACCTCGCTGGGCTTCGACTCCATCATGGCCCTGGAGCTGCGCAACCGGATTCAAGCGCGTTGGTCGCTCACGCTCCCCATCGTGGCGCTGGTGCGCGCTCCCTCGCTGGCCGGTATCACGGAGGCGGTACTCGAATCGCTCCCCTCGGGAGAAGCACGTCCCCAGGAGGAGAAGCCTTCCACCGGGGAGGAGCACCCGCACGAGGCGCGCTTCCCCCTGTCCTCCGCCCAGCAACGGGTATGGCTGCTGGAGCAGTTCCAACCGGGAAGCTCCATCTACAACGTCGCCCACGCCCTCCTACTCGAGGGAGCGCTCGATGTCCCCGCGCTCGAACGAAGCCTGAACGAGATCGTCTGCCGCCATGACGTGCTGCGGACGACCTTCCATGTCGAGGACGGGCTGCCGTTCCAACGCATCGCCCCGGAGCGCATCCAGACCCTGGACGTGGTGGACTCGAGCGGGCTGCCCGAGGCCGCGCTCGAAGCGGAGGTGGCCCGGCGCTCCGAGGAGGAGGCCCGGCGGCCCTTCGCCCTCGACCAGGGCCCGTTGCTGCGCACCACCCTGCTGCGCCTGGATGAGCGGCGGCACGTCCTGCTGCTGACGATGCACCACATCATCTCGGATGGCTGGTCGCTCGGCGTCCTCCTGCGCGAGGTGGCGGCGCTCTACGAGGCCTTCCACGGGGGCCGGCCCTCTCCGCTGCCAGCGTTGCCCCTGAGGTTCGCCGACCACGTGAGCCAGGAGCGGAAGTGGCTGGAGAGCGAGGCGCTGGAAGCACAGCTCGGGTACTGGCGGCGGCAGCTCGCGGAAGTGCCTTCGGCGCTGGATCTGCCCACGGATCGACCGCGCCCCGCCATGCAGTCGTTCAAGGGAGCCCTCCACTTCTTCGACCTGCCCGCGCCGCTGTCCCAGGAGCTCCAGGCCCTGGCGGAGCGTGAGGGCGCTACCCCCTACATGGTGCTGCTGGCGGCCTTCCAGACGCTGCTGCACCGCTACTCCGGCCAGGAGGACCTGTGCGTCGGCTCGCCCATCGCCGCCCGCGGCCGGGCCGAGCTGGAGGGCCTCATCGGCATGTTCGTCAACACCCTCGTCCTGAGGACGCGGCTCTCCGGGGACCTCCATTTCCGCGAGCTGCTCGGCCGTGTGCGCGAGGTGGCCCTGGAGGCCTATGCCCACCAGGACGTGCCCTTCGAGAAGCTGGTGGAGGTCCTCCAGCCCACCCGCGACCCGAGTCGCGCTCCGCTGTGCCAGGTGATGCTGGTGCTGCGCAACATGCCGCTGCCAGCGATGGAGCTGCCGGGGCTGAGGCTCTCCGCGCGCGAGGTGGACACCGGCACGGCGATGTTCGACCTGACACTCGTCCTGGAACAGACGCCGGGCGGCCTGCGCGGCACGTTCAACTACGACACCGCCCTCTTCGATGCCTCCACGGTGGCGCGCATGGCTGGCCATTTCCGCCACCTGCTGGAAGCCATCGTCTCGGAGCCCGGCGCGCGCCTGTCCGAGCTGTCACTGCTCTCCGCGGATGAGCGCCGCCAGGTGCTCGTGGGGTGGAGCGGCACCTCCGCCGACTTCCCGCGCGAGGCCACCCTCCACCAGCTCATCGAGGCGCAGGTGGCCCGTACTCCCGAGGCCCCGGCGCTCTGCTTCGAGGGCTCCTGGCTCACCTACCACCAGCTCGACGAGCGCGCCAACCAGTTCGCCTGGTACCTGCGCTCGCTCGGCGTCGGTCCCGAGGTCCGCGTCGCGGTGCGTGTCGAGCGCTCGCTCGACATGGTTGTAGCCCTGCTGGCCATCCTCAAGGCGGGCGGCGCGTACGTCCCGATCGATCCGCACCTGCCCTCCTCGCGCCAGGACTTCCTCCTCCAGGACTCGCGAGCCTCCGTCGTCCTCACCCAGCGGCACCTGCGCTCTACCCTGCCCGCCTTCTCCGGCACCACGCTGTGCCTGGATGAAGACGTGCCCGAGGTACGCGGCCAGCCCACGCACGCGCCGCCCTCGGGCGTCACCGCGGACAACCTCGCCTACGTCATCTACACCTCCGGCTCCACCGGCATGCCCAAGGGCTCGCTCATCACCCACCACTCCCTTGCGAACATGGTGACGGTGGAGAAGCACGCCTACGGGATAGGGCCCGGCAGCCGCATGCTCCAGTTCGCCAGCATCAACTTCGACCTGTCGGTGGAGGAGATCTTCACCACCCTGGCCGCGGGAGGCACGCTGCAACTGCTGAGGCCCGACCAGGTCGTGGCCGGCCCCGAGCTCAACACACTGCTGCGCGAGGCCTCCATCACCCATGTCAGCGTCACCCCGGGCGTGCTGGCGGCCACTCCCAGCGAGAACCTGCCCGCCCTGAGCACCGTCATCGTCGGCGGTGAGGCGTGCACGGCCGAGCTGGTGTCCCGGTGGGCGCCGGGCCGTACCTTCTTCAACACCTACGGCCTCACGGAGACCACGGTGGTCAGCACGCTGCACGCGTGCACCGCGGATGGCCGCGCGCCGCCCATCGGCCGTCCCTTGCCCAACGTCGACGTGTACGTGCTGGACGAGAACCAGCGGCCCGTCCCCGTGGGCGTGCCCGGTGAGCTGTGCATCGGTGGCCTGAGCCTGGCCCGTGGCTACCTCAACCGCCCGGACCTCACCGCCGAGCGCTTCCTCCCCAATCCCTTCAGCGCCACTCCCGGCGGGCGCCTCTACCGCACCGGCGACAAGGTGCGCTGGCGGACCGATGGCTCGCTGGACTACCTGGGCCGCATCGACTTCCAGGTGAAGCTGCGCGGCTACCGCATCGAGCTGGGGGAGATCGAGTCCGTCGTCGCCCAGTACCCGGCGGTGCGCGAGGCCACGGTGGTGGCCCGCGAGGACGTGCCCGGCGACAAGCGCCTGGTGGCCTACGTCGTGGCGCGTGAGGGACACACCCTCGAAGTCCCCGCCCTGCGCGCCTTCCTCGGGGACAAGCTGCCCAAGTACATGGTTCCCTCGGCCTTCGTCGCGCTGCCCACCCTGCCCCTCAACTCCAACGGCAAGGTCGATCGACGGGCGCTTCCCGCTCCGGATGGCGCCGAGTGGAAGGAGTCCTTCGTCGCCCCGCGCAACGCGTTGGAACAGCGGCTCGCCCGCATGTGGGAGGAACTGCTGGGAGTTCGTCCGGTGGGCGTGCGAAGCAACTTCTTCGAGCTGGGAGGGCACTCCCTGCTGGCCATGAGGTTGCAGGCCCGCCTCCGGGAGGAGACCGGGAAGACGGTGCCCGTGGCGGCCTTGTTCCAGGCACCGACGGTGGAGGAACTGGCGGCATGGCTCGGGCAGTCCTCCAACCCCGCGTCCGCGCTGGTGCCCTTGAAGGCGGATGGCTCCCGGCGGCCGTTCTTCTGCGTCCACCCGGTGGGCGGCAGCGTCCTGGCCTACAACGATCTGGCCCGGCTGCTCGCGCCGGAACAGCCGCTCTATGGTCTGCAGGCGCCAGGGCTGGAGGGCGAGTGCGAGCCACTGGCCTCCATCGAGGAGCTGGCTGCCTTCCACCTCGAGGCGGTGCGCTCGGTGCAGCCGGCCGGGCCCTACCTGCTGGGGGGCTGGTCCCTGGGAGGCGTCGTGGCCTTCGAGATGGCCCGCCAGCTCGAACAACGGGGGGAGCGGGTGGCGCTCCTGGCCCTCTTCGACTCGAGTGCCCCGGTGCTCGAGGCGGCACCTCACGAGACGGACCCCGGGCGAATGATGAAGCTCTTCGCCGAGGGAGTGATGCGGGTGGTCACGGCCCAGTCAGGCATTCAAGAACCGATTCCGGAGCTGGAGCCGGAGGCGTTGCTGCGCTGGCTCCTGGGAGTCGTCCAGCGCGGCCAGGTGCTCGGTCCCGAGGTGGGGCTCGAGAAGCTGCGCGCCCTGTACCGCGTCTTCGAGCACAACCATCTCGCCTACGGGCGATACGAGCCCAAGCCCTATGGGGGCTCGGTCACGTTGCTCCGGGCCAGCCAGTCTCCGGCGGGCGTGGAGGCATCGCCGGACCTCGGCTGGGGCGCGGTGGCACGAGGTGGAATCGAGCAGCACGTGCTTCCGGGGGATCACAACTTCTTCCTGCGCTACCCGGCGGTCCAGGGAGTGGCGGAGCGGCTCGGGGCGTGCCTGGAACGGGCACAGGCCGCGGATGACCAGGTCCAGGAGGAGACGCGATGA